A single window of Tamandua tetradactyla isolate mTamTet1 chromosome 25, mTamTet1.pri, whole genome shotgun sequence DNA harbors:
- the LOC143669001 gene encoding histone H4: protein MSGRGKGGKGLGKGGAKRHRKVLRDNIQGITKPAIRRLARRGGVKRISGLIYEETRGVLKVFLENVIRDAVTYTEHAKRKTVTAMDVVYALKRQGRTLYGFGG from the coding sequence ATGTCTGGTCGTGGTAAAGGAGGAAAAGGTTTAGGAAAGGGCGGCGCTAAGCGCCACCGTAAAGTGCTGCGCGACAACATCCAGGGCATCACCAAGCCCGCCATCCGCCGTCTGGCCCGGCGCGGCGGCGTGAAGCGTATCTCCGGCCTCATCTACGAGGAGACCCGCGGGGTGCTGAAGGTGTTCCTGGAGAACGTGATCCGCGACGCCGTCACCTACACCGAGCACGCCAAGCGCAAGACGGTCACCGCCATGGACGTGGTGTACGCGCTCAAGCGCCAGGGCCGCACCCTCTACGGCTTCGGCGGCTAA
- the LOC143669002 gene encoding histone H2B type 1-C/E/F/G/I encodes MPEPAKSAPAPKKGSKKAVTKAQKKDGKKRKRSRKESYSVYVYKVLKQVHPDTGISSKAMGIMNSFVNDIFERIAGEASRLAHYNKRSTITSREIQTAVRLLLPGELAKHAVSEGTKAVTKYTSSK; translated from the coding sequence ATGCCTGAGCCCGCCAAGTCCGCCCCGGCCCCGAAGAAGGGCTCCAAGAAGGCGGTGACCAAGGCGCAGAAGAAGGACGGCAAGAAGCGCAAGCGCAGCCGCAAGGAGAGCTACTCGGTGTACGTGTACAAGGTGCTGAAGCAGGTCCACCCCGACACCGGCATCTCGTCCAAGGCCATGGGCATCATGAACTCGTTCGTCAACGACATCTTCGAGCGCATCGCGGGCGAGGCGTCGCGCCTGGCGCATTACAACAAGCGCTCGACCATCACCTCCAGGGAGATCCAGACGGCCGTGCGCCTGCTGCTGCCCGGGGAGCTGGCCAAGCACGCCGTGTCCGAGGGCACCAAGGCCGTCACCAAGTACACCAGCTCCAAGTAA
- the LOC143669003 gene encoding histone H2A type 1, translating into MSGRGKQGGKARAKAKTRSSRAGLQFPVGRVHRLLRKGNYAERVGAGAPVYLAAVLEYLTAEILELAGNAARDNKKTRIIPRHLQLAIRNDEELNKLLGKVTIAQGGVLPNIQAVLLPKKTESHHKAKGK; encoded by the coding sequence ATGTCTGGACGCGGTAAGCAGGGCGGCAAGGCCCGCGCTAAAGCCAAGACGCGCTCTTCCCGGGCGGGCCTGCAGTTCCCAGTGGGCCGTGTACACCGCCTGCTCCGCAAGGGAAACTACGCCGAGCGCGTCGGGGCCGGCGCCCCCGTGTACCTGGCGGCGGTGCTGGAGTACCTGACGGCCGAGATCCTGGAGCTGGCGGGCAATGCGGCCCGCGACAACAAGAAGACCCGCATCATCCCGCGCCACCTGCAGCTGGCCATCCGCAACGACGAGGAGCTCAACAAGCTGCTGGGCAAGGTGACCATCGCGCAGGGCGGCGTCCTGCCCAACATCCAGGCCGTGCTGCTGCCCAAGAAGACCGAGAGCCACCACAAGGCCAAGGGCAAGTAG